Genomic DNA from Lagenorhynchus albirostris chromosome 9, mLagAlb1.1, whole genome shotgun sequence:
AGCACCTGGAGGTTTTTCCCCAGCTGGCCCACAGAAAGTAGACCCCAGGAGGGACCTCCTGCCTTCTGAGGGGTGGCCCAGGCCAGGAGAGCTTCCAGAGGCATGGCACGGGGACAGGGAGAACCGGTCAGCCCTCACAGGACCTGGAGGGCTGCCCCTGGGGCACCTGCctgccgggggcgggggcaggacGGGGGGCTCCTGCAAGTTTCCCCCAGGAGCCGGGGCCTGGAGGCGGGACGGTGGCGTAGCTGGGGCCAGTGGAGCAGACGGCGCCACCTGGTGGCTGTGTGCCTGCCGGAACCCTCACCACCACGGGGACAGGGCAGTCCTGAGGGACCCCGCACCTCCCCAGGCTTCAGGGCCCCCCACTGCTTGTGGCTGGTGTGCCTAGGGATCCAGGGTCCTCTCGGGTCAGCTCCCAGGCACCCCGTGTTTCTGGGGCTCAACCTTCACCAGGCTGGCCCGGGAATCCCGCCAAGCCAGCAGCACCAAATTCCTGTGACCCGATGCCCACCGCACCCGGGCCAAGGCCAAGAACAGGACACTAACCGAGCAGGGGTGCGGGGAGAGGCACACACATGCCCACAGAGGCGTGCGCACGCAGCCGCACGCAGGTGCAGGTGTGcacacgtgcgtgcacacacagaTGGAAGTTCTGTGAAGACAAATGACAACTGACCCCACATTCTCAACCGTAAGAACCTCGACTGAAGCTGTTTTCATTCCAGAGCACACCTAGACTGACATTTCAACAAATGAAGATGGGCTTCCAATCCCACAAGGGCAGCCGGGCCTCTCTGCCCTGACCACTGCGCTGCTCCAGGGACCCCTGCGCACCGTCGGTTCTCAGGCCAGCCCATGCCACCAGCCACCACCAGGGGCGCTCTACCCGCTGACCTGGGAGTGTCCttgggaggagggtgggcagtGGCCAGAGGGGCGGCTGAGACACCTGTGAGTCCCCTGAGTGCACCCCACCGCACCACAGGGGCCTCGCCCGGTGGCCCCCCAGCCAGAACCCGCTCCATAACTTGTGGGGCCCCGGCAGGAAACGTACAGCCTCTAGTTCCAAATGGTTAGAACTGTAAGTCGGCTGCAGCAGGCAGTAGAGCAAGCCGGGCCCTCCTTCTGAGCCAGGGCCGGTGCACAGGCCGCCTGCCGTCCCTTCACTGCGTGTGTGGACGCCCCCGGCCTGGCCTCTGCCCTGCTGCGAGCCTCAGATGGCTTTTCCTCCAAAGACCTCACGGGGACAAGACACGCGCGTTTGCGAGGGAAGGGGAGGCCGAGCTGGGGCCTGGGCCCCCCGCTTTGAGCTGTGGTCCCTCCTGCAGACAGGTTGGCTTGGTGCTGGCAGTGGGGCATTGATGCTGTGCGcgtgggggctggggtggggtctcTGAGATCACGGTCCCTCCCCACGCTGGCATGCGGGTGGGCAGGGAGCGCAGAGGGGCAGGAATCGGGCTCCGGTGCCTGGTTATTCCTGGACTGGGGCCCGGGCTTGGTCCTTGTGACCTGGCTGCCCGCGCTCCTGGGAGGAAGGGCGGCTGGGGGAGGCTGAGTCACGGAGACTAGCCGTGGGCCCGGGGTCCCAGCATGCAGGCCGAGCGGGTCCTTGCCAGGCGCGCTCCTCCGGGGGCCCCGGGGTGCAGCGGAGCCGGcccaccctccttcccaccccgAGCAGGCAGGCGGAGCTCTGAAGGGCAGCAGGGCAGGTAGTAGGCAGGAATGTTCTGGCCGCTCCCAGCTACACCCGGCCCTGCCTGCCCCCACCTCACCGTCCTCCCCTGGCGCCAGGAATGCACCTTCAGCCCGGACTGGCTTGCACGGAGTTCCCGCAGGCAGCCGACCCCCACTCCTCAACCCTCCCGTCCCCCATGACCCTAGCAGAGCCCCTACCCCTCAGGGCCTCCATCCCCAGGCTCCCAGTTGCTCCAGGGCCGGGACCCCACATGTAAACACTCTCCACCTATGTCAGTGGCAAACCATGGGGGGCCCGAGGTCGGGGTGGGGGTGCCGGGATGGGACCCCAGCGGCGACCCCCAGGAGGGCCCGGGGCCCAGGGAGAGAGGTcaggagggagggggcttcctggagggagaGGCCCTGCGGGAAGGAGTCGGAGGTCTCCTCCGCGAGGCCTGGCCCGCCTGGCTGGGCGCTAGGGGACGTGGTAGGAGGCCAGGCCTGCAGCAGCTCAGCCCGCACCTTGGCCAAGGCCCAGCGCCCCCCTACCGTCGGTGCCGTTCGGAGCCCTCGCCCCGGCCGCCCCGGGCTGCCTCCTTGCCCAGGCAGACTGAGCTGGCCTCTGCTGGGCAGATGGGACGGTAGGCAGGGGCCCAAGGGGCCACCCTCACAAGTGACCTGGCTGCCCCGGCCGTTTGCTCCAGGCCAGCAGTGAGAGGAGATGAGTCGCCCCCCAGGCCCCCACAGCGCCCGGGCCCCGGCGGGCTCCACGGCTCTCCCCGGGCGCATTCCGGACCTGGTCGCCCAGATCCCCTGTGAGTTTTGGGACCTCTGGAAGGGGATTGGGGATGGCCTGGCTGGGCGGGGGGCAGCCGCTGTCCATGGATGCCCCTCAGGCCCATCTCTGtgctcccccccccgcccccagggctcCGCTGGGCGCTCATAGCCGCTGCGGTCGTGGCTGGCGTCCTCGTTGTTtcctgcctgctctgtgccatctgctgctgctgccgcggCCGCCACAGGAAGGAGCCCAGAGACGAGGAGGCCGTGGGCCTGGGCAGTGCCCGCAGCACCATCAACACGCACCTGGTGAGAAGCGGGCACCCAGCTGGGCCAGTGCCGGCAGGCAGCCCAAGGTCCAGGCTCGGGGGCGAGCTCAGCCCGCAGCATGGTCTGGTCTGCCCAGAGCGGAGGTGGGGGGGCGCCTGGCTGGCGAGGCGATGAACAGGTGAGGGAGGGCGTGGGCTGCGAGAGCCACAGCAGTTCTGGAGGAGGGCAGTGGCAGAGAGGTGGACTCGGGGCAGTTTCGGCCGGTCCCGCGGAGCTGAGCTGGGATGTGAGCCCTTCTGGTGCCCTGGCCTGGAAGTTTGACCCGTCATGGACCCGCTGCCTGGGACGCCGGGGCTCTGATGGGGGCACGGTCCCAGAGCACCTGTCGCCAGCCCCTGTGATACCACCCGGGTGCAGCCAGATGTGGATAAGGAGGAGCCTGGCCCTGGGGGGCCCCAGCAGCGGGAGTACCTGCAGCTGTCCGTGGAGTACGACTTCGGAAGCCAGGAGGTGAGGGGCCCCGAGGACGTGCGGGATTTTGGAGGGGCGATGGGGGAAGGGTTGGCACTGGGTGCTGGGTGGTGCGGGGCTGACCAGGAAGGGGGCCCTGGCTGAAACACCCCCTGGCTCCTAGATCAAGGTGGGCCTCAGGCAGGCAGCGGACCTGAGGCCCCGGGGCCCAGGCGGCACGGCGGACCCCTACGCCCGCGTCAGCCTGTCCCCCGAGGCCGGGTGCAGGCACGAGACGAAGGTGCACCGTGGTACCCTCTGCCCCACGTTCGAGGAGACCTGCTCCTTCCACGTGAGTCGGGGCTGGGTGGCCGGGGCCTGGGCCGGGCAGTGGGGGCCGCTCACACCCCTCCCCGCAGGTCGCCCCCGTGGAGCTGCCCCGGACCGCCCTGCGGGTGCAGGTTCTAGACTACAAGCTCTTCTCCCAGCACAGCTGCTGGGCGCGCTCAGCCTGCCGCCGGGCACCGTGGATCCGCAGCCCGTCCTGGAGCTCTGGCGCCCTCTGGGCCCGCCCAGCACTGCCGAGGTGAGCCTGCTGACCCCCGGGCTCCAGTCCCGCCCTGCCCGGTGCGCCCGGCGGGGAAGCTGAGGCCCCTCTTGCTGCCCGCAGCCCGAGCAGTTGGGGGAGGTGTGCTTCTCGCTCCAGTACGTGCCCGGCTCGGGCCGGCTGACCGTGGTCGTGCTGGAGGCCCGAGGCCTGAGCCCGGTTCTGGCAGGCAAGAGCCGGACCTGCCCCTCCACATGGATGGAGGGAACCCTGTGCTCAGCCCTCAGACCTGGGACGCCCTATGACTCCTTTCACTTGCCCAGAGCCCTACGTGAAGGTCCAGCTTGTGCTGAGCCAGAGGaagtggaagaagagaaagacatcTGCCAGGAAGGGCATGGCCACCCCTTACTTCAACAAGACCTTCACCTTCCTTGTGCCTTTCAGCCAGATCCAGGTGGGCTGCCTGGAGGGGGCGGGTGGAACCTCGCTCAGGGCCAAACTGACGTCTatctttctccccctcccactgCACCTCTGCCTGCCTCTACCCAGAGCGTGGCTCTGGTGCTGGCCGTCTGGACCTGGGGCCCTCAGTTCCAGGCCAAGCCCGTGAGCAAGGTTCTGCTGGGCGCCCGGGCCTCTGGTCAACCCCCACAGCACTGGGCAGACATGCTGGCCCATGCCCGTCGGCCCAGCACCGCCTGCAGCCGGCCAGGGAGGTGGACCAGGCCCTGGCCTTGCAGTCCCACCCGCGCCTGCCCTTGCCTGGCTCCTGAAAGCAGCCCCGGCCCTCGGTCTCCCTGGGCTGGGCCACGGGCCCCATGCAGGCTGCCCTGGGGACCCACCATAATAAACGCCTTCTCCCCCATGGCTGTGCGTCCTTCCCGAGCCCCGTGGACACAGCAGGGTCAGGGGCTCCGCCGACATCGCCAAGGACAAGGAGAGGGTCTCCTCTCCAGGCTCAGCCAGGCCCTGAGGGCTCTGACCCATGCCTGACCCCTGAGTGAGGGTGAAGGGGCCCTTCCTGGCCCAAGGGGGACGATACTGGGAGATGCGAAGCCCTCCCCATCGGTAGCAGCTGGAGAGTGAGGGATGGggccctggggacacagtgggcAAGTGGGAGATATCTGGGGGACGGTGACAGTGGACAGAGGGGAACCCAATCCCAGGGACCGCCCCAGCACCCGAGGGGCCCCAAACCCTCCAGATGGTGACTGCAGGGCGTCCCCTTCGCGAGCAGCAGGGGGCAGTAGATGCCTTCAGAAGCCGCCCCAGGCCTTTGGGGGCTCAGCCTGGCCCGGAAAGCAGCTCTAATCCCCGCACATCTGGACGGCTTTAGCTCTCCCTGACCCTCCCCATGGCCCGAGAAGCCGGCAGGGCTGGGGCCATGCACCCCCAGCTCAGAGGGTGCCAAGTCATGGTTATCCGGATGCCTCTGCTGGGTGGGGGCCCGGGCAGGGGGCGCAGGCCTGGACCGGGGTGAGAAGGGCAGTGCCGGGCCTGCCTGGGGCAGCCAGGCGGGCCCCAGGCCCCCTCGGGTCAGGGAGAGGTTCCCAGGTGGGTGGCGCCGAAATCCTGGGTTTGAAGGATGTGTTCCGAGCTGTGCAGGGAGCTGGCCCGCGGGCAGGGCGGCCCAGGCAAGGCTGCACGTCCGTCCAGGCACCCCCCATCCTGCTCCTGGGTGGGAAGCTGGGATCACGCCCATGGAGGGAAGCCCTGCCCCAGAGACCCTGGCCACTGCCGCAGGCCCCAGAGGCCGTGTTTGGGGGTCCGGCCTTGCCCCGGGCCAGCTTGGGGACAGGAGGACATGGCCAGCTCATGCCCGAGACGCCTGCTGGGTTGGGGGGGGGCAATAAGGAGCAGAGTGCGAGGCTGCTGCTGTTCCCCGGGGGGCCCGGAGCCCTGGGGAAGCCGAGGAAAGCAGTGTGGATCCGGACTCAGAACAGGTGGGGCTGGGCCGGAGTGACGCCTTGGCCGACCCCTGAGCTGTGCGCCACGGCTGGCGAGGCCGTCGTCCTGTCCTCAGGCTCCTTGTAAGATACAAGGGAGGCATCTCGAAGTCATCACTGAGCCCTAAATAGACCAACCCAACCtcagcaccgcccccccccccccaaccaagACTTCTTGGCCTGGATGGCAGCACGAGGCTGGGCCGGGCCAGGCAgcctgggcaggtggggaggtCCCTGTGCCCCCATTGGTCTGAGGAGGGCTCCATGCCCTTTCTGAGCAGGGGCCCAGCCTGGGGGAGGCCATTTATACCCCTCCCCCTGGGCCCACCAGCCCAACTCGCCGCTGCCGGCCTGACCCCACTCCCAGCGCTGCTGTCCGGACGCGAGGTGAGGCCGGCCCGGAGGCCGGGACAGGCACTGCTGGAGCTCGCTTGTAGGAAGACTTCCCGGGGCGGGGGCCTGGGGGCCAGGGCCGCCGCCAGCAGCCTCTCTGGGGGTCTTCCACGGAGCAGGGGGCGAGAGGGAGATGCCTCCGGAGGCAGGCTGGGGTGGCGAAGGGGCCCCGGGCAGCACCCCGACGGCCAGGCCTCACTGCTGGGACACGGGAAGGGGTTTTACGGATTGAGGGACCCCAGGCCCAACTGGCGGGTCGTTTCTTATATGCACTTGGGGCAGAAGCTGAAAGAGCAGAGCTAAAAATAACTGGTCGCTCCCGCGGCACCTGCGATGGCCGGACCGCCCCTCCCTCGGGGACAGCTGCAGCGACTCCAGGCCCGCCTGGGACATTTTGGGAACACTTTCCTCttactcctcccctcccccggggAATTCCAAGAAGCGTCCCCCAAGGAGGTGGGGGTTGGGCGGGGCTGCGGGGGGGGTTAGTGTGTGGGGCGAGGCGCTGCACCCCCAGAGCTGGGGTCCTGGGCCGGGGCCCTAacacccctcccctttccctcccacaGGCTCTAAGCCCAGGACCTCAAGATGGGCGAGTAAGTGTAGCCCCCCAAGCCCGGTGCCCCTGctgcccaccccactccccacggGGCGAGGGTCTCTGCATCTCTCCGCCAGGCCACCTCCCGCCCGCCCCCATCACACAGCCCCATGGCAGGGCCCtaacctctcttctctctccctccccccacctgcccccctgGGACAGTGAAGAGGTGAGTACCTGCTTGGGGGTGAAACACGGAGGGGGTGGGACCCCCCAACTCAGGAGAGGGCAGAGGTCGGAGTTCCAAGGCCCAGGGAGGCCGCCCAGCCCTCCCCCTTCTGTGAAAATGCCTCACcgcacccccacctcccccaacGGAGACACTGACAAATAGAGGAAGTGGCTGCCTGGTGCCCCAATGCTCCCGGAGCAGGGGAAGTGCGGCTGTGGCCTGCTCACCGGGGACTCGCTTCTTCTTTCTGATGGCTGcatcccctcccccgcctcctggGCCCCGCCAGCATCCCCCTGCCTCAGAAGCACAGCCCCTTCTCCCGACCCCAGTCCTCCCAACCCGAAGGGCCACCGGGGCAAAGGGTCACCGTGCAGCGCCGTGTCCTGGGCCCAGCCTCCccaccaggcccaggcccagccgcccctCGGGCAGGACCCCCTGGCTGGATGGCTGAGCCCCGCCGACCCTGACTCTCCCTCCTGCAtcttctccctgcccagcagaagcGCAACAGAGCCATCACGGCCCGCAGACAGCACCTGAAGGTAGGTGCGGGCCTGGGGAGGGCCGCCCGGGCGTCTGCAGGCTGGCGTGCCCCAGGCCCTCACCACCGCCTACCCCCCGCCCCTCCAAACCCCCCAGAGCGTCATGCTCCAGATCGCGGCCACGGAGCTGGAGAAGGAGGAGAGCCGCCGGGAAACGGAGAAGCAGAGCTACCTGACTGAGCACTGCCCGCCGCTGCACATTCCCGGCTCCATGGCCGAGGTGCAGGTACCCaggcccccaccccgcccacccggccgcccagcagcccctgcccaccGCCCCGTCTCCCCCTCGGTCCAGAGGGCAAGCAGGGTGGTCAGGGCGGGCGGaggccacccacccacccacggcgcccccccccccccaggagcTCTGCCAACAGCTGCACGCCAAGATCAACGTGGCCGAGGAGGAGAAGTACGACATGGAGGTGAAGGTGCAGAAGAGCACCAAGGAGGTGAGAGGCCGGGGAGGCGGGCACGGTGCGGGGGGCGCCCCCATTGCGAGGTCTCGGCCCCCGCCGCCTCCCGCCCAGCCTTGCTGCCCGCCCCGCAGCTGGAGGACATGAACCAGAAGCTGTTCGACCTGCGAGGCAAGTTCAAGCGGCCCCCGCTGAGAAGGGTGCGCATGTCGGCCGACGCCATGCTCAAGGCGCTGCTGGGCTCCAAGCACAAGGTGTGCATGGACCTCAGGGCCAACCTCAAGCAGGTCAAGAAGGAGGAAACCGAGAAGGTAGGAGGGTCCCCACCGCGCGCCCCGCCTGCCGGGCCGGCTCAGACCCCGGACGGGTCTGCCAGGAGGGGACTGGGAGGGGAAGTGAGGCTGGAGGCGGTGGGCCTGAGCCCTGTCCCGGTGCCCCTGCAGGAGCGGGACCTGCGTGACGTGGGAGACTGGAGGAAGAACATCGAGGAAAAGTCGGGCATGGAGGGCCGCAAGAAGATGTTCGAGTCCGAGTCCTAGGCCGCCGCCGCCCGCTCCCGCCCGAGGCCCTCCGAGCCGGGCTCAGCTCCTGTCAATAAAGGATTCCAATCCCCCGACTGCTCTGCTGTGCTCGGGTccggccctgccccagcctctctgCCCACGGGCCGCCGTGCGAAGGCCTCTGAGACCGGGgaccctgggctgggggtggaggagccGCACACGGGCTTCGGGGGACTTCggctgggctgggagggccaCTGCTGGGGCAGGGACCCCACCCGCCCGCCTGCCGCCTGCGGCTGCTTGGTGATGTTGGTGTCAGACCCTGTAAGCTTGGACACAGGTGCCCGGGGCCATGGCAGAGCCAGTTCCCTAGATGACCATTGGTCCATTGTCACTGTCACCATGAAGGTCCCCACAGGGCCCAGAGACCCGGTCCCTGTGGCGCAAATCCAGGCAGGGGCCTCGTGGGCCTGCGTCCCGTGCCCTGTGGGCAGCCCCTTCCTCCCAGGCTGCTCCTCCCcagacccccgcccccgccaccagGGGGCACGCGGGGCAGTCCTGGATCAGCTGGCCCTCCGGGGAGTCTTGAGCTCATGGGGCAGGGGTACGCCGGGTAGGGTCCGTGCTCCCACTGGAGACTGATGACAGGCCCAGCTGGCCTGACACCGGACCCAGTGAGAGGGCTAGCTTCTCCCTTCTGCACAGCCCCCGGCCCTGGCCCACGCCACACATCAAGGGACGATGTGGCCGACAGGCCCAGACACAAATGTCACAGCAAGGCCGCCGTCAGCCTCCCCTGTGAGGGATGGTGCCGTGGCCCGCCAAGGTCCTGCGCTCAGATCCTTGGTGGGGAGCCCGGGGAGGCCAGGCTGCCGCCACTGATGGAGCGGCCGTCCACCCTGCCCTTGCCCTCAGAGGCCCCAGCGATTGATGTGCCGGGGCCGGAGCCTTGAGCCTCAAGGGACAGACGTCAGCCTGCCCCGCCGGCCTTGGCCAGTGTACTGTTCCCCGGCCCCACGGCAGCCCAGGGCTCAGCTCCGTCCTGCGAGCAGCTCCCCACAGGCCCTGGCTGGGCTCGTCAGGCCCTCGGGCCCAGGCCTGGTGCCTTGGCTGCCTTTCCCGCTCGTGGATGCGGGGTAGAGGGGACCCCTCGACGTTCCAGGCTGAGGCTCAGCCCGTGCGGAGTCCAGAGCAGGCAGGGCAGCCAGTGAATTCAAGGAGCGAGTGGGTTTTGGCAGCGAGAGCTGCCAGTGATAGAGGCAGTACCTGCCTCGGACCCGGCAAAGTGAACCGGGCAGCTGCGCAGGGGCCGCGCCCGCCGGGAAAGGGAGCGCGAATCTATGCCCAGGGCCACGGCGGGTGCAGAGATCCCAGGGATGCGGTTCCCACAGGCAGGACCCAACTCGGT
This window encodes:
- the SYT8 gene encoding LOW QUALITY PROTEIN: synaptotagmin-8 (The sequence of the model RefSeq protein was modified relative to this genomic sequence to represent the inferred CDS: inserted 2 bases in 2 codons) — protein: MSRPPGPHSARAPAGSTALPGRIPDLVAQIPWLRWALIAAAVVAGVLVVSCLLCAICCCCRGRHRKEPRDEEAVGLGSARSTINTHLVQPDVDKEEPGPGGPQQREYLQLSVEYDFGSQEIKVGLRQAADLRPRGPGGTADPYARVSLSPEAGCRHETKVHRGTLCPTFEETCSFHVAPVELPRTALRVQVLDYKLFSQHSXLGALSLPPGTVDPQPVLELWRPLGPPSTAEPEQLGEVCFSLQYVPGSGRLTVVVLEARGLSPVLAEPYVKVQLVLSQRKWKKRKTSARKGMATPYFNKTFTFLVPFSQIQSVALVLAVWTWGPQFQAKPVSKVLLGARASGQPPQHWADMLAHARRPXHRLQPAREVDQALALQSHPRLPLPGS
- the TNNI2 gene encoding troponin I, fast skeletal muscle; protein product: MAGPPLPRGQLQRLQARLGHFGNTFLLLLPSPGEFQEASPKEALSPGPQDGRQKRNRAITARRQHLKSVMLQIAATELEKEESRRETEKQSYLTEHCPPLHIPGSMAEVQELCQQLHAKINVAEEEKYDMEVKVQKSTKELEDMNQKLFDLRGKFKRPPLRRVRMSADAMLKALLGSKHKVCMDLRANLKQVKKEETEKERDLRDVGDWRKNIEEKSGMEGRKKMFESES